One region of Xyrauchen texanus isolate HMW12.3.18 chromosome 11, RBS_HiC_50CHRs, whole genome shotgun sequence genomic DNA includes:
- the LOC127652182 gene encoding cyclic nucleotide-gated channel cone photoreceptor subunit alpha-like yields MAKICTEQSYHSQRSAFTPEPAIGWIERGESVQPPNGQMGRMFQFILRLGGRSTQCQASECSDSVTMEGIKDMGGQEKSSWDIRGEDRLRKRNFKKNAGHWPLAALNMNNCNNTDDKKNDKEIKKDDKNQEPKKDEKKDEKKDEKKDDKKKEEEKPKQVWIIDPATDMYYHWLTLVAIPVFYNLMMLVTRACFNELQDNFTILWVVLDYTSDAIYYIDTFVRLRTGFLEQGLLVRDSKKLWERYKKSPQFRFDVISMIPTDLLMLKVGYNNPELRFNRLFKLARLFEFFDRTETRTNFPNIFRISNLVLYILIIIHWNGCIFFAISKTIGFGSDTWVYPNISDPEFGRLSRKYIYCLYWSTLTLTTIGETPPPVRDVEYFFVVADFLIGVLIFATIVGNVGAMISNMSASRAEFQAKIDSIKQYMQFRKVTKDLEARVVKWFDYLWTEQKTCDEKEVLKNLPDKLKAEIAINVHLETLRKVRIFQDCEAGLLVELVLKLQPQVFSPGDYICKKGDIGREMYIIKEGKLAVVADDGITQFVVLSDGAYFGEISILGIKGSKAGNRRTANIRSVGYSDLFALSKDDLMEALTEYPEAKKALEEKGRAILLKDNLIDEAAANAGADPKDMEEKVNIMETNLEVMQAKFSLLMVDWENSQNRIKQRITNMEARVKTLRE; encoded by the exons ATGGCTAAAATCTGCACAGAACAGTCATACCACTCACAAAGATCTGCCTTCACCCCTGAGCCAGCTATTGGATGGATCGAGAGAGGAGAAAG TGTTCAGCCACCCAATGGACAAATGGGCAG GATGTTCCAGTTCATTCTGAGGCTTGGAGGAAGGTCCACACAATGTCAAGCATCTGAATGCAGTGATTCAGTTACAATGGAGGGGATTAAAGACATGGGTGGACAAGAGAAATCATCATGGGACATCAGAGGAGAGGACCGACTGCGCAAGAGGAA CTTCAAGAAAAATGCTGGCCATTGGCCTCTTGCAGCACTAAATATGAACAACTGCAACAACACAGATGA TAAAAAGAATGACAAGGAAATAAAGAAAGATGATAAGAACCAGGAACCAAAAAAGGATGAGAAGAAAGATGAGAAAAAAGATGAGAAAAAGGATGACAAGAAGAAGGAGGAGgagaaacc AAAACAAGTTTGGATAATTGATCCAGCGACAGATATGTACTATCACTGGCTCACCCTTGTAGCAATACCTGTCTTCTACAACCTAATGATGCTTGTTACCAG AGCCTGCTTCAATGAGCTGCAGGATAATTTCACCATCCTATGGGTGGTTTTGGATTATACATCAGATGCCATCTACTACATTGACACATTTGTGAGATTAAGGACAG GTTTCTTGGAACAAGGATTACTTGTGAGAGATTCTAAGAAGCTGTGGGAACGCTATAAAAAGTCACCGCAATTCAGATTTGATGTGATATCCATGATACCGACAGACTTGTTAATGCTGAAAGTGGGCTACAACAATCCGGAACTAAGATTCAATCGCCTTTTCAAGTTGGCCCGTCTATTTGAGTTCTTCGACCGCACTGAAACCAGAACCAACTTTCCCAACATCTTTCGAATCAGCAACCTTGTCCTTTACATCCTTATCATCATCCACTGGAATGGCTGCATCTTCTTTGCCATCTCAAAAACAATCGGCTTTGGGTCAGACACTTGGGTGTACCCCAACATTAGCGACCCAGAGTTTGGTCGTCTGTCCAGGAAGTACATCTACTGCCTGTACTGGTCTACTCTCACCCTAACCACCATTGGAGAGACGCCACCACCTGTTAGAGATGTTGAGTACTTTTTTGTCGTTGCTGATTTTCTCATTGGTGTCCTTATTTTTGCCACCATTGTTGGTAACGTTGGTGCCATGATCTCCAATATGAGTGCTTCCCGTGCTGAGTTCCAAGCCAAGATCGACTCCATCAAGCAGTACATGCAGTTCCGAAAGGTCACCAAAGATCTGGAGGCCCGTGTCGTAAAGTGGTTCGATTACCTTTGGACTGAGCAGAAGACCTGTGATGAAAAGGAAGTTCTCAAGAACCTTCCAGACAAGCTCAAGGCAGAGATTGCTATCAATGTCCATCTAGAAACCTTGAGGAAGGTGCGCATCTTCCAGGACTGTGAAGCAGGACTTCTTGTTGAGCTCGTCCTCAAGCTTCAACCACAGGTATTCAGTCCTGGAGACTACATTTGCAAGAAGGGTGACATTGGACGAGAAATGTACATTATCAAAGAAGGTAAGCTTGCGGTGGTGGCAGATGATGGCATAACGCAGTTTGTGGTTCTCAGTGATGGCGCCTACTTCGGTGAGATCAGTATCTTGGGCATCAAGGGCAGTAAAGCAGGAAACCGCAGGACTGCTAACATACGTAGTGTGGGATACTCCGATCTGTTTGCGCTCTCAAAAGATGATCTAATGGAGGCTTTGACTGAGTACCCAGAGGCCAAGAAAGCTCTGGAGGAGAAAGGTAGGGCTATTTTGTTGAAAGACAATCTTATCGACGAGGCTGCAGCCAATGCTGGCGCAGACCCCAAAGACATGGAGGAAAAGGTCAACATCATGGAAACTAATCTAGAGGTGATGCAGGCCAAATTTTCTCTTCTTATGGTAGATTGGGAAAACAGCCAGAACAGGATCAAACAGAGGATCACCAACATGGAGGCCAGAGTCAAGACTCTTAGAGAGTAG